From a single Hippopotamus amphibius kiboko isolate mHipAmp2 chromosome X, mHipAmp2.hap2, whole genome shotgun sequence genomic region:
- the LOC130842041 gene encoding ferritin heavy chain-like, with protein sequence MLPALPSQVRQNYHADCEAAVNSHATLELHTAYVYMSMTFNLERDDVALKHFARFFQRRSNDHRERAEGLMRLQNQRGGRVHFHDISKPVSYDWESGLQAMQGALSLEKDVNQSLLDLHQLATDKSDPQLCHFLQAHCLSRQVEFIKELADHITALNKMGAPAFDMAEHLFDKFTLGDGNKKN encoded by the coding sequence ATGCTGCCCGCACTGCCCTCACAGGTGCGTCAGAACTACCACGCCGACTGCGAGGCCGCCGTCAACAGCCACGCCACCCTGGAGCTTCACACCGCCTACGTGTACATGTCCATGACCTTCAACCTTGAGCGCGACGACGTGGCCCTGAAGCACTTTGCCCGCTTCTTCCAGCGCCGCTCCAACGATCATAGAGAGCGCGCCGAGGGCCTGATGCGCCTGCAGAACCAGCGCGGGGGTCGCGTCCACTTCCACGACATCAGTAAGCCAGTCAGCTACGACTGGGAGAGCGGCCTCCAGGCCATGCAGGGCGCCTTGAGCCTGGAGAAGGATGTGAACCAGAGCCTGCTCGACCTGCACCAGCTGGCCACCGACAAGAGCGACCCCCAACTGTGTCACTTCCTGCAGGCTCACTGCCTCAGCCGTCAGGTGGAGTTCATCAAGGAGCTGGCGGATCATATCACCGCGCTGAACAAGATGGGAGCCCCGGCTTTCGACATGGCAGAGCACCTCTTTGACAAGTTCACCCTGGGCGATGGCAACAAGAAGAACTGA